A region of the Lathamus discolor isolate bLatDis1 chromosome 12, bLatDis1.hap1, whole genome shotgun sequence genome:
GATAGAGGTTGGCTTCCCGGCATTATCACCTCCCTGCCTGCAAACAAGCTCCACCATTGCCGCACGCTCCCCATCGCCACGCTCGCTTCCACCCAACCCTTGGGTTTTCTACCCTATTCTCCCTCCCCATGACCAATGCAATcacttttcctcccctcccagcaGCCCGGCGCTGCCGGGTGCTTGCAGTTtcagggaggtggtggtggtgcccGTGCTGCTGTAGCAGGATCCGGCTGGGTTGGCCGATGTTTCCTGCCTGCGCGGAGTGCATGGCCCCGATAAGTGTGGCGGCGAGCACGAggttcagcagcaagcagcccATCGGGAGCGCCGCTGCTGGGCTCAGCCACGCACACTGGGGCGGCCATGGGTGCCGTCAGATTGGCCTCACACCAAAATCTGCCCCGGGCACAGATATGGCGTGGTTTGCCGAAGCCTGATGGTCCATGGGCAGCCGAGCATCCCTCCGGGGACGCATGCTCATGGCTGGTAGTGCTGGCGGCGTGGCCaaatccccccccccgccccaagcCACTGGGATCTGGCAGCTCTGTCCCTGGattcctgcagcttttcctgccatttcctcccctcccacccccactCCGGTTTTATCAGCTGCGTTGAAATAGGTCCCTGGAGGGAAACCCATCAGCGCTGCGAAGCTTTGGCAGGAGCCGAGCGGATGTGGCCCGGGCGGGCGTCCccgctgcaggcagctgtgctggcaggaagCCCCACAGACACCCAGCTCCGGGACCTGCCTGCACCCCACCTCGcaggtggggaaactgaggcacggccCTGccaggtggggatggggatgccggagaggggcttttcatcagggactgcagcaataggacaaggggcgatgggttcaaactgaaacaggggaggttcaggctggatataaggaagaagttctttactgggagtgtgctgaagtgctggcacagggtgcccagagaagtggtgaaagctccatccctgacagtgctcaaggccaggttggacagagtaaCATGctctagtgtaaggtgtccctgcccatggcagggggctagGACTAGGTAACCTgaaggacctttccaacccaaaccgttctgtgatttatgattctatgcaaGGTTCTGCGGCAGGGCTGGGTGCTCCAAGTCCTGTCTGGCATGGCTCGATGCTGGGCCATAGTGGTTCCACTGTGCCACTCACCGGGAAGCTGGCTGTCCCCACACTGGCTGCAGCATATCCCATGCTCTACCCTGGTGAATGAAGTGGCTTTGATGGGGACCAAGCCAGCCATGGTGCTCCCCAGGCTGTTTGCCCTGTGGTACGTGTTTGGATTGGTGTATGGCCACACTGGCCAGGGGTTGCTGGGACAGGAGGGGAGGCATCAGGGCATTGGGGCTCCCCTGACCCCTCTGGTGTGCTCTGTCTTGCAGCGCATCTGCCTCGCTGGAGCCACGGCAATGAATGGGCACGCTCTGCCAGCCGGCACGCCAGCGCATCCCCGGGGCTGGCATGAGTTCTGCGAGCTGCACGCCATCAGCACGGCCAAGGAGCTGGCGCGGCACTACCTGCGCTTCGCCACCGAGCACCCGCACCATGACCTCCTGGCCGCAGAGAACTTCTCGGTGCAGTTCACCGACCTCTTCCAGCAGTACTTTTGCCATGAGGTGAAGGAGGGATTCGCCATGAACCAGCTCCGCATCCTGCCCGCCGGCCCCGCGCGGGACTACCGGGAGACGCACCGGCGCCACACGGATGCCTCCTTGGGCACGGTGGCCACCAAAGCCGATTCGGATCTAGGCTCTGAGCAGCCCCCCCGAGCTCCCGAAGCCACCCCGTCAGGGCTCCGCAAGTCCTGGAGCTcggaggagctgctggggccgGCACGGAGGCCTTTCTCGCTGAGCCAGCTGCGCAGGAGCTGGCGCAGCCTCTTCCGACGCCGGTCCTCGGATGCTCTCCCTgcggatggggatggggaggcgGCGGAGGCAGCGTTGAAACCGGGACTGGGGAAGCGCATCCTGCCGTGGGGGCTGTCGCGGGAGCAGCCCCCCGAGGTGCGCAAGGAAGGGATCCTCAAGTACGGGCTGCTGGATGAGAGCTCCTTGGACAGTGGGACGCGCTGGCAGCGCTGCCGCCTGGTGCTGCGGCGAGCGGGGACGTCTGATGGCGAGGAGTACGTGCTGGAGCTGTTCGACCCACCCAAGGTAAGGACCTGCTGGTTCCTGTCCCTATCAGCTGGGTGATGCTGTGGGCTGGGGATgatgctgcaggctggggatgATGCTGCTGGATGGGGATGATGCCAGGGTACCAGCATGTCCGGTGAGAGGGTCAGGGCCGTGCTGCATCCCTGATCACAAGGGTTTGTCACCATGAGCAGTGTCTGGGCAGAAGCCCAGGACCCAGAtggctttgctctgctgctcttctccctcttcGGCAGCCTCACAAGGCTGGACGCAGTTTATTTAAGACCTCTGAGaaggagaacctgtggctgGGGGATGGACGTTGCTGTGACCATGTGCTGAGGGTGATTTGTGCACTGATTATCGCAGTCAGTCAAGATGCAATTGTGTTTCTCCCTGATGGGACCCCAAACCTGGGTTTTCCAGCTAGAAGCAGAGCATCTGCCTTGTGAGATGAGGATAGAAGCTGGTGGCCTCCATCCCACTCATCCCCAACCCCGTGGACCCATCCCAGCAAGGGTTTGGCACACCCCAAATTCACCCTGCCTCTGGTTTGCTGTGGCTTCAGCAGCCAGGGCATTGGCTCGCCTGGGCAagctgggaaaggaaggggaaaagtctccctctgctccccatgGGACCTGTAAGGGAAGTTAATTTTAGGTTCGTAAGTACTTCTGTAGCTCAAAATTCAGCTCTTGGCTACGCCAGGGAGCTCCCGTGGTGCTTAGAGgctggctggagctggagcgGAGATGATGCAGGATGTGAGCAAACAGGGAGCGATGCGGGGGGAGCCGGGGAGTTTAATCTTTAAAAAGGCAGTTCCTCCCCATGGCAGGTCCCACGCAGGCGTCATGGGCTGcgttttccctcttttcccctttttttctgtgctcatTTAACTTTGAGGACTAAACTTGTGCTTCGGAAGGAGGAAACCTCCGCTAGGGCTGGAGCCTTGTCCCTGCCTCTGGGCTGTGTTCGCTGCTTGCTGTGGCAGTGGggccagggagcagcagcttgAATTCCTGCTGTTTCTGTCAAATGACTCCAATATTAAatattagaaaggaaaatataaggGAAAAACACCAAAATTGCACAGTCTGAAAGTAAGAGCTGGTTTTGCTCCGTTGTGTTGTTAGGTTGCAGTTGTTTGTTCCCATAGGAGTGTGTGTCCCCATCCCCGGGCAGGGGGAGGTCTGGCTCTGAACAGCATCACTTTGGGGTGCTTTGAGGATGCTCATGGGCAGCATCACTGGATGCTGGCGTGGTCCATACCCCGGCTCACCAGGATGGCACTGGGCATGTCGGACCATGCCGCAGGGAACAGCCTGGCCAGTGGGGAGGAGGTACCTGATGTTATTTCATGCACTGCTGCCAGCTTTGCTCCTCCACATCCTCAGTGGCTTTGCCCAGACCTGCCCTTGGGACTTTGCAGAGCCAAAACTAAAGCCAAGCAAGGGGATGCTCCcctgcacagggtgctcagcaaGCAGGGCCTTCCTGAGAACCCACTTATGCCCCCCACCAGCCAGAGGACAAGCACCCCACTGTGTGCTGCCTGCCCACAGAACCTGGTGCTTACAAACActgctttttgcctttcttcttcccttacccccctttttttctctatttcccCCCATCCACTTTGCTTGGGAAGCAagctcagcacccagcacaTTCTTCCTCCTGGCTGCTGTGACCCACGGGCAGGAGGCATTTAAAACAAGCCGTTTGTGAGTTCCCCCAGCGCTCTGCAGCGTTATTCCTTGCAGTGTGCTCGGAACCTCCATCCCGCAGAGATGTCCTGGTGAGATCCCATCCCCATGAGGCCGGGGACCCTGTTTCTCAGGCAGGTCTGCGGAAGGGGGAATGTTCCTCGCTGGATTTCTCCGCAGTAAATTGCTTCCTGTGCAAATGCTCTCAGGGTGGGTCCTTCCTCTCTAATTAACTGGGCCAGGGCCAGATCCTCTCTCCTTTACAGCACACTCAATCCAGACCCTTTTCCACCAAGTGTAGTTGAACTCTGGGGGGGGACAGGAAGCCCCCACGGTGCTGGTGGGTCCCCACTTCCCAAACCCATCAAGAGGcaaagagaggagcagagcagctcggTGGTGatttacttttgctttctttttccttgcaaatAAATACTAGAGAAGGATGCAGGGAGCCCCCTCCCCTCCATGCTCTGCCCCATGATGCTCACAGGGCTTTGCCACTGCCCGTGTTGTGGGTCTGTTCCTGATCTGATGATGCTGCTGGTTGtagaatcagactggtttgggttggaagggaccttaaagcttgtcCATTTtcgcccccctgccatgggcagggacaccttccactgccCATCCACAGACCTCCAGACCCTTCAAACAGTACAATGTAAATGGAGATTCGGCTCAACCTCATGGCTTTACAGCATCAAGCCAAGCCCCCAAATACTTAGCACCTTGCAATGACCTGGGAAGGGCAGGGTGCCCGCGGGAAGTGGTCACGGCTTGGCTTCTGCTCCCTCATTTTGGCAGCTTTTATCTTATTCCCTCCCTCTACTTTCTCCCTGGTGCGATTCAATGGGGCCTCTGAGCCTAATCCCGTAACGTGCCCGGCATCAAAGGGAGCAGGGTCCTTTGAAGGGCCCTAATCCCATTTACTGCTTGGGTGGCCAGCGCTGTGCTGGGTGAAGGGGTGAGTGCCAGTGAGCCGTGCTGGTGCCACCCGTGCGGGCATCCCATTCCCTGTCACGTCACTGGAGCTTCAGCTGGATGagatggggttttgggcagagGGAGCAGCTCACATTCCCGTGCTTGCAGCCGCTGCTGGGTTGGTTTTGGCATCGTTCCCTCCTCCCTCGAGCACTGGAAAAATGATGTTGCAAAGGAGGGGTTTGGAGATGCCTGCATGCGGAGCTCTCCTGGGAGCACatctcagcctggctgcagggcacCGCTGGGCTCAGGGCACCTGGACACCGGGGTATCTGTAGTGCTTGTACGTATGGGTGTATATATAGATGTGCACAGGAAAACCAGTGAAACCCTGGGTATGGTCCTATGTGTGCAGCCCAGGTGCATTCTCTGATGCCTGTAGGAGGGCAGGCCTCACTTGCTTTCCATGGAGGCACTAAGGACTTTCTCCTCTGCCATGATATTTATTCCCATACCACTTGTAGGTTTGGGTGGCTCTGAGGCCTCTCCACAAATTTAAGCCAAAACTGGCAAAACAGCCCCCGCAGGGTTTCGGGGCTGCCCTGTTCATCAGCCGAGCCCCAAGTGCCTTTTACATGGCCAAGCCCTGAGCTCCATGAAAACCGTGATTTGCAGCGGAAGCATCCCGAGCCGTTTCTGTTGACCAGATGTTTTcacaggaaaggggaagggaaatggGATTTGCATTTGCGCTGGTTTCTTTATAGCATTTTAATGAAATCCAGCGCATCCCGTAAATCGATGGCACGCCGAGACAGGCCGGGAAGACTCCTTCCGGAGAGAACCCGCGGAGCCTGTGTCATGGCTCGTCTGCAGCCGTGGCCGCAGGAGCAGTATTTTTATCTCCGCTCGGCGTGAGACTGCTttgacttcctttttttttctcttcatttctcctctctctttttcctcttcctttcaccTGAAGCTGGTTTCTGAGAACTGCCGCCTCCTGAGCAAGCAGGTCCTGCACCGCTCAGCTCCCATTCGCGGTGCCTGGGACCAGGCGTAGGGTGAGGGACATCCTGGCGCTGaggtccccatccccattccagctcctcctggagCTGCTTTGTACCTCCAGGAGCAATTGGAGTTGATTCAGTGAGGATGTACGGAGGGGCAATGGCGGAGGGGGAGATGCCTTCAGGGATGGAGAGGCCACATTATGGGAAGCCTggaccccagcagcagctgtgtttgCATCCCTATCCCAGGCAGGGATCTGAGCACTCCCTGTCTTTTGCAGCAGAACACTTTGCTTCAAATCCAAAACGTGTTTCCTCTTACTAGTGACCTACAATTGTGCTGAAAAACTGGATGTGCCCAGTTTGGTGCACAAATGCCCTGGTTGCTGCTGCCGCACTGTCAGCTCCTTCATTCCTCTATTCCCACAAAAACAACCAGTGCAAAATGGTCTTTTCTTCCCAAGGCCACCATGAGCAGGGCACCCACTGCCTGCAGGCAACGGGTGCCCCATGAGAAAGGGTTTGTAGTGATGGGAAGCATCTCAGCGTCCCGTCATTGCCCTGGCCTAGGGAGGAGCATGTTTGTGTCAATCTGGATCCCATTTGGTGTCCTACATCCTGTGAGCTGGAGCAGACTGGGCCACGTGTGCTCCTACCCTTGTCCCCATGGTTTGCCTAGGGGCGAGCCGGCTGCACGGcatcttattttctctctttgttgTCCTGAAAATGTTGATCCCAGGCTGGGATTTGCTGCCTTGTTCCTCTATCCAAGAGCAACCCTGTTGCATCAACCCTTGGCGGCTGGACAGTGGGTGGCCAGAGAGCTGCATCCCTCTCCTGGCATCCCCTTGGGTTGCATCCCCAAGGGACCGCATCCTTCTCCTGGCATCTCCAGGGCTGAAACCAGGAAACCTGCTCTGGGGGAAGAGCTGGAGGGATTTGGTTGTACTGTGATTCCCTTGGGAAAGGCAAAACATCACCCAGAGGTGCCTGGAGCCGCACCGAAACCCACCGCAGACTttcactgcagagcagggtgagcagcacATCCCCAGCTTTGCTTTCggtgctgtgctgctcactGTTCTTCGAAGGCGAAGGGCTGGGGCATCCTTTCAGCTGCTTTGGTGAGATTTTGGTGGTGACTTTCTCTAtattaccccccccccccatttttttcattttgggtATCGCAGGGTGGGAGCGCAATGAGACAAAAGGTTATTTGTCATTTATTAACCACAACTTTTTCCATCCTTGGTCATGCACGGAAAAAACACTTTTAGCAGCTTAACCACAGCCCTGGTGCTAATTGCTGAAGAGCGGAGTTTCTTATTTTGGAAACCGTGTTGCTGGGATGGGGCTTGGTTGGGTTGTGAGGGGATGGGTGCAGGATGGAGCAGCCCCAACCTGCTGCATCCCCCGGTGCTGGGCTTGTAACAGGAGAGGGGCTCAGGGGGGTTCCTTTCACTTTAACCCCATCCTTTAAAGTCCACCCTGCTGTTGCTGATGGGGTGTTCATCCCACTGCTGTGACCCCCTTGCTTATGGCAGTGATGCtttgctgcctgccagcacaTGGATGCTTATGGTCAGGGCTGTctcacagggatgctgcagagctgcttagGTAGGAGAGCACCTTGGACAAGCTGAGGATCACTGAATCATAGAGTGGtgtggattggaaaggaccttaaagctcatccagacCCAACCCCCTACCATGAGCAGGGACTGCTTCAATTAGATCAGGCCCTGTATAACCTGACCTTGAGTGTTTACAGGGGATGGgacatccaccacctctctgggcaacctattccagtgcctcatcacccccATTGTAAAAAATGCTTGCCTtatatctcatctaaatctactTTCTTTTCgtttaaaaccattatcccttgtcctgtggGAGCAAAACATGGAGATATTGACTGAATCACAAGGAAGGGGACTGGGAAAGTGCTCAGGGTCTGTACCCAAGCCTCCCGCAGCTGGGGATGCAGGGTGCTGGTGGGTGCTGGGTCCTGCTCAGGCCTGGCACCCAGTGTAAGGTGCCcggtggtgtttttttgggtggttgtctctttttaccttttttctcgTTCTTTTTACGGCCCAGGATGTGGTTGTTGCTGGGTGTTTCGAGGCTGAGCACTGCTTCTTTCAAAGGTAAATACCGGTGAGAGGCTGCGCAGGGTCTGGAAGGGTTCCCCGCTCCTCCCCACTGGTCCCAGCTCCAACCAATGCATGATGGATGTCATGATGTTCAATCTTGCCTTGAGATGATgttgaaaatgaagcattttggGCAAGGTCTACTTCATTCATTTGGGCAGAGCAAGGGGTTGTCCAGTGATGGTGCTCACTGCCGCTGTCAGTAGGTTTCAGAGTGAACAGATTCACGCAGGTGGTGAGGTGGGGATGTGCCACCCAGTGAGCTtcaggaggctgagctgagcttgGGGGGGCCTCTGCAGTGGCTTTGGCATGCAGGAGGCACATGAGATGCTGGGGGTGTGCAGGGAACTGTCCCTCTGGGTGACAGAAAACCCTTGGGTAATGTAAAACCTTGGGGTGCTGCAAAATCCTGGCACAgcctggggatgctgtggggtcCTTGCTGGATACCCCCTGTTCCCCAGCCCTCTGGGactgggttttgggggtggCTCAGTCCCTGGCTGCAGCCGGCTCTGCTCGTATGCAGGCACCTTGTTGATTTTCCATGCTTGTTGTTTATTCCAGGAACTTATTAAAGCAGCCCACGCTGGAAGCGAGTTTGGCTTAAAATAAGACACAAATGAAAGGGGCTGGCAAATGCTGCCTGTTTACAGATCCTGTTTATAGCCCTCGTCTTCCCAAACCCTGCTGCGAATGAGAGCCGCTGGGCtctctggttttggggtggttcgTAAGGTTTTGGAGAGGGAATGTTGACTCATTCCCATGGACGTCTGTGTCTCTCAGTGGATGTTTATCAATGCACAAAGCAGGGCCATCAGCCCtgagggtggggtgggggtttCTATATGGAACCCCCCGAATCCCTCCCCGCGGATATGGATTTAGCCGGTGGCTCTTGGGGTGTGTTTTGCAGTGTCCCAGGTTTATTTCCATCAGGATTGATGGGCTCTGGGCTGTGTTttcctgctcggcagcagctcaGGATGGGAACAGAAGGCACTTTGTGCCCCGGCCACCCCCGAGCCAGCGCTTCAGGCTGGCACAACGGTGCCTCTTGTCACCACTGAGCCTGGTCCCCTCGGGGATGGCTCTGTCCCTGCCGTGGGCTGTGGGGATGCTCGGGGATGCGGTGTCTTGGAAGCTGCTTTGTGCCTCTGGTGCTGGTGGGTTGGGATGCGCTGGGGTTTCGGATGTACAGAGGGGAGGGTGTGGGGGGGGTAATGGCTGGGGTCTGGGATCACCTCTTGTGTTTCTCTGCTTGACAGAGGCAGAAAACCTCCTACCTCCAGTTCCACAAGCACAAAACACAACCCCCTGATGgtgctcactgctgctgtcagtagGTTTCAGAGTGAACAGGTTCATGCAGGTGGTGGGGTGGGAATGTGCCACCCTGGGGTCCTCCCCAAGAGCTTTAAGGGGCTGAGCCGAGCTCGGGGGGGGCCCTGCTGTGGATTTGGGGTGCAGGAGGCACatgagaagctggggctgtgtAGGGTAATGGCCTGAATCAATGGGATCCCAGGCCCTATCCCCAGCAATAGAAAAGAGGACTCCATGGAGTACTGGGATTACTGGAGTTAAATGCTGCGAGGCTGAACACGGGAATGAGCAGTGGTGGAAATCCCTGAGGATGAACACCGGGATTAGCCACGGTGCAAACACCGCGCCCAAGGACACGTGCTGGGATGATCTATGGTGCAAAGTCCTCAAGGATGAGCATTGGGTTTAACCACGGGGAACCCCCCCAAGGCCAAACACCAGGATTATGTGCCCTACAAAATTCCCGAGGATGAGCACTGGGATTACCACAGTGGAACCCCACAAAGGTGATCACCGGTGCAGCAAACACCTTGCATCCTCCAGCACAACCCTTGGTGCCTCCAACAggaccctgctgctgccctgcaccGGAGCAATGGATGTGCTTCCCCTCCAGTTCACCCGGCATTCCCCTGGGACAAGGCTGTGTCCTGGGAAACTTCACAAAACTCCCTGGGGCCTGTGGGTGCAGGATGTGGTTTGACACCAGCACAATCCCATGCTCGCAGTGCTGTGGATCTCGGTGgctgtccatccatccatccatccatccatccatccatccatccatccatccatccatccatcactCCTTGCACCAGGAacactgcagctccagctgaggTTTATCCCTTGTGTAGGGGGTGCTTGGTGGGCTCTGGGATTTACAAGGAGCGACGGAGCTCGTCTGTATCCATCAGGGCCCTTGCCCAAGGGCTGTGGCACGTCCCATGGTGTGACTCAGAGTGGAAGCGAAAGAGCAGCGCAGGGAAATCCCCGCACGTGGAGGGGCCAGCGCCAGCACCCGCCGCTCTCGAAGGATTTgctctctgctctgcacagggcTGTGTCGCTGCCGTCATTGCCATGCCACTGTCATCGTCATGGTGCCACTGCCATCATCCCTGTGCCACTGCTGTCGTCATTCATCACCTTGCCACTGCCGTCATTGCAGTGccaccaccatcatcaccatGCCATTCCCATCACCACCACTGTCATCGTCACTGCGCCAGCACCCTCATCACTGTGCCACATTGGTCACTGCCATGTGTTGTTCTCATCATCCATCACCATGCCAGTACCATCACCGCTGCACCACCACCGTCATCCCCTGCCACCGCTCTCATTGCTGTGCCACCACCGCCTTTGCCAGCAGGGAACCGGGCACTGTCCAAATCCGCTGGGAAGGGCGGACGGCTCCAGCTCCCTCCTGTGCATTATGGGTGGGGGCAGCATTTTAGGGCCCTGGCAGCGGTTGGCTGAGTGGTGGTGCCAGCACCCTGCTGGTGCCGGTCAGACCCGGAGGTGCTGCTCTCAGACCTGGGCCGCGGCCCTGCCGGATGTGGGCACTGTGGCAGTGTGATTTCACTCTCATTCTTGGAAAGctgcctgccttcctctgcGCCGAGCGGAGAGCGTCCCGCATCTGCTCTGCCCCCCGTGCAGCATCCAGGCCGTGCTCCTCGCAGCAGCGGCGCAGAGCATCACGGCAGGAGCTTTCCCAGCACATGTGAGTGGGCTGGAAGGAGTTTTGCTTCCCCAGAGAGCATCAATCCAACGTACCCTTGGAGAGGCGCGAGGGAGCCGCGATGCTCAGCAGGTTTCCCGCATGGGGGAGCAGGAAAGGCGAGCgggaggaggctgcagaggaCGACGGAAGGAGCCCGGTGCCCATGGGTCTGGCGTCAGCGCAGGTACCGGGGAGCGtggtggggcaggagctgcgGTGAGAGCTGCTCGAGCGGAAACGCAGCGGCTCCTCTGCGCCTGCAACGCCCCAGCGCAGCTGTGACCTTGGCCTGACCTTCAGCTCGCGCTCCCGGCGCGGGATCCTTCCTAGAGTCATCAGGTGCCGGCAAACCCCCTTTAACCCGGGCACGATGCCCGGTGCGCGGGGCTGTGCCGGCATTCCCTGTGCTGCGCTGCCTGTCCCCACGCTGTGCTGGTGCTCCCCGTGACAGCGGTGCAGCGGGGTGCCCTTCCCCAGTAGGATGCTCGCGGTAGGGAGCAGGAGCGGGTTTCATCCTGGGGGTGTTTTCATCCATCTTCCAGTTTTCCCCGTGTCCCCTGGCGCTGGGGACGGCActggctgggatggggcttCCTGATTCTAAACTCTGGAAGAATTCCCTGCTAAGAGCAAAGACGCAGATCCTGGGGGCAGCAGACCCGCTCTCAGCACTGTGGTTAAGGAGGTGCCGAGAGCTCCTCCATCCCCAACCGATGCGATCGGTGGCTCAATGTCCCCAGCAGCGCCTGGCTGCTGTCAGCCCGGCAGGGAAGCGGGGGCCGCAGGATCTGGTGCCCTGTGAGCTGGAGATCGCCGGTGTCACATCCCAGGATGGCCCAGAAGTCAGGGCCAGGACTGCGCAGCGTTGGTACGGTGTGGCTGTGTTCTGGGGTGCTGCTTCATGGGGTATCATGGCCCTGGGTGATTTTAGGGGTGCTCAAGCTTgtgatggggttttttgtagTGATAGGgaggaatgggtttaaacttaaccaggggagatttaggttagatataaggggggaattccttactgtgagggtggtgaggggcTGGAATAGGCTGCTCAAGGAGGTttcaaatgctccatccctggcagtgttgaaggccgggctggatggggctcggagcaacctggtttagtgtaaggtgtccctgcccatggcagggatttgGAAGTGGGTGACCTTTACTAAATCCATGCCATTCGATGATGCTCATGGGGATGGTGGCTGAGCTGGGGCAACACCATGAGCATCCCTTCCTGAGCATCCCAAGCTGGCAGCAAGGAGCACCCAGCCCCTGTGATGCTGCTGCGGCACCTTTCTTGCTGAGCAGCAGCCCGTGGGTGCTGGGTGAGCATGTGGTGTGTTGAGTGTGCAGTTTTGCTTACCAAGAAATCCCTTTCTGGGTACCAGAGCCGGGCATCTTGTggtgcggggtgggggggggaacgGGCACACCGTGCCTGTGGTAGGCACTTCTCCGAAGCCAGACTGCTTTTTCGGGTGCCATTATCTCTCTGCCGCATCATTTCCTTCTCCCCTTCACCCTCCCCATCTGCACCATCCCCGGGGAGGGATGCGGGGGGCTTCGCCGAACTCCCTCTTCCTGGAAATTCCCCGCTTCCGAGGAAAGCAGGAAGCCGATCCCAGCGCCGCGGTCGGGATGCGTGCCAATACAACCCTGCAAGGCTGGGGACGTGCTGGGTGTCACAACCCGAGGGGTGAGGAAAGAGCCAGGATGGGCAACCCCTTTGGAGTGTGCACAGGGCATGGTTATTATCTAAGGATGCAGGAAAATGAAAGTCCTTTGGGATTAAGTCTTGGTGCTATTGCAGCAGCTCACGGCATCCTCAGCCCCATTGGCGACAGTGATTGCAGCGAAGCTGCAATCACTGTCGCCAATGGGGCTGAGGATGCCGTGAGCTGCTGCGGTAGCACCAACCCCGGTGCATGAGCGACTTCTAAGAactttcttttcagtgctgatAAGGGCTGATCCTTCTCGTGCTGCGTTTCCGGCCCCAAAGTACACCGAGTCCTCAGCTGAGAGcgtggagggagggaggagggatgggggagagaggaaaagaaagcaactcAATAGGGTTTGGTTGGGTGTTCGAGTGCTGAGTCCCTGCTG
Encoded here:
- the SH2B3 gene encoding SH2B adapter protein 3 isoform X3, which produces MNGHALPAGTPAHPRGWHEFCELHAISTAKELARHYLRFATEHPHHDLLAAENFSVQFTDLFQQYFCHEVKEGFAMNQLRILPAGPARDYRETHRRHTDASLGTVATKADSDLGSEQPPRAPEATPSGLRKSWSSEELLGPARRPFSLSQLRRSWRSLFRRRSSDALPADGDGEAAEAALKPGLGKRILPWGLSREQPPEVRKEGILKYGLLDESSLDSGTRWQRCRLVLRRAGTSDGEEYVLELFDPPKGSKPKLHAACSAVQEVRRCTRLEMPDNLHTFVLKVTNATDILFEAGDEQQLSSWTAEIRECARRGSDAGDPELLACWHPNPAAASPTTGTDTQGQAPAAGTDGAGPVPRPAPPLLLHRGDAAALPSLPHPAGVRDSLRRPAVQLRRRPAPAPSSWLQHHGPSPAAHSRLEPCLQPHPHQLLLSSWPRRAPPGPPTGADLPRGAAAVGAGAEPAPQQGSPGAPAPRFGLRGGGTGPGPRPCR